The Pseudanabaena galeata CCNP1313 genome includes a region encoding these proteins:
- a CDS encoding HepT-like ribonuclease domain-containing protein: protein MSNILNIDWEGIKGLRNILAHNYFSIDAEETYRLCFNEIEPFKIAIEQLRNGSF, encoded by the coding sequence TTGAGCAACATCCTAAATATTGATTGGGAGGGGATTAAGGGATTAAGAAATATACTTGCTCACAATTACTTTAGTATTGATGCTGAAGAAACCTATCGGTTGTGTTTTAACGAAATAGAACCTTTCAAAATTGCTATAGAACAACTCCGTAATGGTTCTTTTTAA
- a CDS encoding ribonuclease HepT family protein: MHDRLMLLELFLEIQEGIRRIERRFSGIDTAYDFIRNDDGLDRLDAIAMMLVAIGENTQKLDKLINPKLFEQHPKY; the protein is encoded by the coding sequence ATGCATGATCGCTTAATGCTTTTAGAATTATTTTTAGAAATTCAAGAAGGAATTAGAAGGATTGAACGCCGTTTTTCTGGGATCGACACAGCGTATGATTTTATTCGTAATGACGATGGACTAGATCGCCTTGATGCGATCGCGATGATGTTAGTTGCGATTGGTGAAAACACACAGAAACTTGATAAATTAATCAATCCGAAATTATTTGAGCAACATCCTAAATATTGA
- a CDS encoding nucleotidyltransferase family protein, which produces MIVHSLDKESILSELSALKEDLTTRYEVNKIGVFGSVARNEANENSDIDIVVDMKPNILKRVNLKIELEKRFGRKVDVIRYWYGMNKHLKARIDREAVYA; this is translated from the coding sequence ATGATTGTACATTCATTAGATAAAGAGAGTATATTGAGCGAGTTAAGCGCCCTAAAAGAAGACTTGACTACTCGTTATGAAGTCAACAAAATTGGTGTTTTCGGATCGGTCGCAAGAAATGAAGCAAATGAGAATAGTGACATTGATATTGTCGTAGATATGAAGCCAAATATCTTAAAGCGAGTTAACTTAAAAATTGAATTAGAAAAAAGATTTGGTAGAAAAGTTGATGTGATTCGATATTGGTACGGAATGAATAAGCATCTAAAAGCGCGAATTGATCGTGAGGCTGTATATGCATGA